From Carnobacterium alterfunditum DSM 5972:
CTGTCGACACTAAAAATGATAGACTAAAAACTAATACAGACTTGATATCAGGTTTGTATTAGTTTTTTTATTTTACTTCAAATTAAGTTATCTCTAATTAAACTTATTTATTGTAAGCTTTTAAACGTTGTGTTATAGTTTATTTAAAGCTTCTCATTCAGCAATAATCATTTGTCGAAAGGAGGATTTCTCAAGTGATCAAAAATGTTCATCATATTTCGGCTTTCACCAAGTCTGCTAAAGATAATCATTTTTTTTATACGACTATTCTTGGTTTGCGTTTCGTTAAAAATTCTGTCAATCAAGAAAACACGGCTATTCGTCATCTTTTCTATGGCGACTATCAAGGAAATCCCGGAACTCTGCTGACTTTCTTTGAATTAAAGACTGTCGGTAGTGCCTATAATGAAAATAATTATTTTTCAACTGTCACACTAAAAATTCCCAAAGGTACTTTACCTTATTGGAAAGCTCGTTTAGCCTACTTTTCGATTCAAACGACATTGGATAAGGAACAACATCGTTTGTCTTTTAAAGATTCGGATCAATTTGATCTGGCATTGATAGAAGTTGATGATGTGATCCTTGCTGCAAATGCGACTAAACATTCAGACATCCCAGCTGCGAACCAAATTATTGGTATATTTGATATTTTACTTAAAGTTGAACGACCGGATGAAACAGTCTCCTTTTTGACTGAATTTTTAGACCTGCCGTTGACCAGTCGAACGTATCAAGTCCAAGACACTCAGCAAGGTGTCTTTACAACCATTGATTTTAGCCGAAAAACACCTTTATCTCGGATGGGCAGAGGATCCATTGATCATATTGCATATACTGTCGCATCAACTGATGATCTTGAACGGTTGTATCAAAAGGCTTTACAATTACAGCTGCCGATCGATCAATATATTGAAAGAGGCTACTTTAAAAGTTTATATGTGAGAGAACCAAACGGGTTACAAATCGAGATAGCCACAGCAACACCTGGTTTTACGCTAGATGAATCAATTGAAGAATTAGGAAACACACTTGCAATACCAGACTTTCTAGAAAATAAACGAGCAGCAATCGAAGCTCAATTGGAGGATTTTTAAAATGAACGGATTAAAAGGGATCCATCACGTAACGGCTATCACAAGTAGCGCAGAAAAAATTTATGACTTCTTTACAACTGTTTTGAGTCTTCGCTTAGTTAAGAAAACGGTGAATCAAGATGATATCCAAACCTATCACCTTTTCTTTGCAGATGATAAAGGCAGTGCTGGAACAGATATGACTTTCTTTGATTTTCCTGGTATCCCAAAAGGGTCAAAAGGTACAAATGATATTTCTAAAACATCTTTCCGCGTACCAAACGATGCTGCTTTAACATACTGGGTAAAACGATTTGATAAATACAATGTATCTCATAAAGAAATTACAGAACAATTTGGCGTTAAGGTTTTGGCTTTCCATGATTTTGATGATCAACAGTATCAATTGATCTCGGATGAACACAATACTGGAGTAGCTTCTGGTACCCCTTGGCATAAAGGTCCCGTTCCAGATGAATTTGCTATTACTGGTCTAGGCCCTATCTTTTTACGTGTAAAAAACTTTGATTCTATGAAAGAAATATTAGAAAAAGTTCTCTTGTTTAAAGAAATCGCTAAAGAAAATCAGGTTCATCAATTTGAAGTTGGCGAAGGTGGAAATGGCGCGCAAGTGATAGTCGAACATAGTGATCTACTTCCTGATGCTCAACAAGGCTACGGAAATGTTCATCATGTTGCCTTCCGTGTAGAAAATCGCGCTGTTCTAGAGGAATGGATCCAACGAATCACTCAATTTGGTTTGCCGAATTCTGGTTATGTCGATCGTTTTTATTTTGAATCTCTTTATGCTCGCGTATCTCCAGGTATCCTATTTGAATTTGCAACGGATGGTCCTGGTTTTATTGATGATGAAGAGAACTACGAAATATTAGGGGAAACATTAGCCTTACCACCGAAATTTAGAGATCAACGTGCCGAGATCGAAAAATTGGTTCGTCCAATCGATACCGTTCGTAGTACTAAATTAGTTGAAAAAGAGTATTTGGACTAAAATAGAGCTGTAAATCACTTTGTGACTTATGTTTAAAATCAAACTTTAGGAAGTGGCCAATCATGTTTCACTATAAAGCAGAACAATTAAATAAAAAACAACAATACAAATTTATCAGCGGGAGCGTGATCCCACGTCCAATCGCATGGGTAACCTCATTATCAAAAGATGGTTCAGTAGTAAATGCGGCTCCTTTCAGCTTTTTCAGTGCTGCTTCAAATGAACTGCCTTTGCTGACTGTTGCTATTTTGAGAAATGATGGCATGATCAAAGATACAGCTCGCAACATCCTTGACCAAAAAGAAGCAGTCATCCATATCGTCGATCAAGCTGTGGTTGAAGAAATGAATCAGACTTCTGCTCCTTTACCTCCTGATCAAAGCGAACTTGATCAAACACAGTTGACATTGGTAGACAGCCTCAGCGTGAAGGTTCCTTCTATTGCAGAAGCTAAAATTCGTTTTGAGGGTGTCCTCCATCAATATGTACCGATTAAAGATGAAAACGACAAGATCATAACGGATTTCTTTTTCATTCGTGTAACGGATTTCTTTTTTGATGAAACGATTTTTGATCAAGAAAAAGAATATATTTTAACGGATAAATTAAACCCTGTTGCACGACTTGCAGGTAATCAATACGCTACATTAGATGAAGAATTCATGATCGTTCGTCCTAGTTAAATTAAAAAGAGCTGCTCAAGAATAATTCTTGAACGGCTCTTTTATTTATTGTTTTAAAACAATATATCTATTAGTTAGGTTTGCACCAGACTATTTAAGCTATACAAATACACCCCAAAAGCTAGATTTTACTCTAGCTTTCGAAGTGCATGTCAAAAACAGCTTCAATTCTCTAAATATTTATTATAAGTACGTTTATGATTTTGCTGTAAGAGTTCCAATCTCTGATGAAACAGAAGCTTGTCCTTTGCCGCTTAGAGAGAAATCAGCCACTTTATCCATGTTTGTAAATACGACTACCATAGCGTTGTTTTTTCCAGCAGCTTCAAGAGCAGCTAGGTCAACTGTAGAAACAAGTGTTTCAGGTGTTAATTGATCTCCTTCAGCTACAGCATTAGTGAAAGGTCCACCATTTAATTCAACCGTATCTAGTCCCATGTGCAATAAAACTTCTACTCCATTTGGAAGTTCTATTCCAATTGCATGTTTAGTTGGGAAAACACTGACAACTTTACCAGTTACTGGAGAATAAATCTTTCCATCTGTTGGAATGACTGCATATCCGTCTCCCATCATTTTTTGTGAAAAGACTGGATCTGCTACTTCTTCAATCGAAATAACGGTTCCATTTGCAGGTGAAAATAATTTTACCTCAGTATCTGCTTCTATTTTGTTCCCTTTTTTCAAAAAATCAAACATTCCCATTTCAATTCCTACCTTCTATAGTTTATGGGCTGCTTCTCATTCAATCAACCGCAAGCAGCTTGCCCTTAATGATAACATAAATAAACTCTTAAAGAGAATATAAAAAGCAAGCTGCTTGATCAGCTTTTGTATTTTATTCACTTTTTTTGAAAGTTAAATACACTGTATTTATTTCCAACTCTTCACTATTTGGCCCTATCATTAAATCAAATTCTCCTGATTCAACTGATACTGATAAATCCTGATGTGTATACTCGAAGTCTAGCTTATTTAAATTAAAGGCAACAATAGTTGATTCACTAGGCTCTAGCGAAACTTTTTTAAATCTTTTCAGTTCCTTGATTGGGCGGACTACTTTCCCTACCTTATCCCTGATATACAGTTGGACTACTTCAGTACCTGCTAACTTCCCACTATTCGTAATCATCACTTCTATCCTGACTTCATCTTCTTGGCTTTTTGGAGATCTAGTCAAGGTAACTTCCATTGGACTATACTTGAAATACGTATAACTTAAGCCATAACCAAAAGGAAAAAGTGGACTATTATCAACATCCAGATACCTTGAGAGAAACTTATCTTCTTGGTTTAGCGCTGTTAAGGGGCGCCCAGTATTGTCCTGGTTATAGTAAAGAGGAACTTGCCCAACCGCTCTTGGAAAAGACATGGTCAATTTACCACTTGGATTTTTTTTTCCATACAATAAATTAGCCACTGCCGAACCAGCTTCGGTTCCTGGAAACCAAGCTTCTAGGATACTGTCTACATCTTGAATAATATCCGTTAAATCTAAAGGCCTGCCATTGAAAAGAGTCGCTACTATAGGCTTATCTAATGTACGCAGTTTTTTGATCAATTGAATCTGTTCGGACGGCAATTTAATGTTGCTTCTGCTCGCTCCTTCACCGCTCATATAAGAAGATTCGCCAACGACAGCCACAATAATATCAACATCAGCCAGATCTGCCAGCCAGTCTGCTTTTATTTCTTTTTGCGCATCAGCGATTGTTTTCAATACGATCGATTCTTTTGGTATATGCTGCAGGAGACCTTCGTATAATGAAACACTTTCATTTTGTTGGCCTTTCCAAGACCATGCACCTAGCACATCTTTTGCTTGTCCTTCAGGTACGATCAGAGCTACTTTTTGATGGATACTTAAGGGCAAAATTTGTTCTTTATTTTTCAATAAAACCATTGATTCTTCAGCCATTCCCCTGGCTTTTTCTCGATGCTCCTGACTAAACACTATCGCCTTTTCCTCTGCACTATTTGCCCCACGATAAGGATCTTCAAATAAACCTAAATCATTTTTCAAAGTTAAGACTCGCCATACGGCTTCATCGATCAGCGTTTCGGCGATTTCCCCTTCATCGATCAACTCGTTCAAATAATTTAAATAGGCACCTGTCATCATCTCTATGTCCACACCAGCTTCGATTGCTAATTTACCGGCTTCTTTTAAATTCTCGGCGATGCCATGGGGGATCATTTCACCGACTGCTGCCCAATCAGAAATAAGGACTCCTTCAAAACCGAATTCTTTTCGAAGAATATCGCGCATCAACCGCTTATTCGCTGTAGCAGGAACGCCGTCAAGTGAATTAAAAGCGGTCATAACTAATTTACTGCCTTCATCGATCCCCGCTTGATAAGCTGGCAGATACATGTCTCTTAAGGTTCTTTCAGACAATTCGACTGTGTTGTATTCTCGCCCAGCTACTGGTGCACCATATCCAGCAAAGTGTTTGATACAAGCCGCTATACTAAACTTATCGGTCGCCAAATTTTTTCCTTGGTACCCTTTAACAAAAGCACGTGCATATAGTTGATTCAAATAAGGATCTTCACCTGTAGATTCCATTACTCTTCCCCAACGAGCATCACGCACTAGATCGACCATTGGTGCAAAGGTTACATGTAATCCTGAAACGGCTGCTTCTTTTGCAGCAATTGCGGCACTCTCTTCAATCAAATTAGGATCCCATGCACAAGCCATACCTAACGAGATTGGAAAAATAGTGCGGTACCCATGAATCACATCCGCCATAAATAATAGCGGTATGCCTAAGCGACTTTTAGCCAAATGCTCTTTTTGGATCGCTATCAACGTTTGAGCGCCAGAGATCCCAAGCACTGATCCAATAGTAGCCATTTTTCCAGCTGATAGATTCATTTCATGCATCGGACCAGTATTTTCACTGTCCTCTTCTTTATAAAATTCACCCGCTAATTGAACCATTTGACCAATTTTTTCTTCTATCGTCATGTTGCTCAGCAATTGTTTAAGTTGATTTGAATTCATATAATCCTCCTCATCACATCTCTATTTTTTCTCGAATCAAAAATAGTCTTTTTTTACTGATTTTGAACAGTTTATTCATTAAACCGCTTTCTTAATGCCACTGTAGCATCATTTTTTTTGTTTCTCAAATGATACCATCTAGAAAATATGCTATAGTTGACCAGTGTTACATAGAAAGGACGATAAAATAGATGAAAAAAATTAGTAAAGGTCTTTTTCTTTCCATTATCATTGCTCTGATTGCCACACTATTAGGAAACTTTTTCCCAATTATTGGCAGTGCTGTATTTGCTATTATTTTAGGGCTCGTCATAAACAACACCCTAAGGATCCCTGCTGATTTTCAGCCAGGTATTAAATTTTCTTCAAAGAAAATTCTACAAGCTTCAATTGTATTGCTTGGATTTAGTTTATCTATCCAAGATATCAAATCAACCGGGTTATCATCCTTAAGCGTTACGATCGTCACGATCACGGTTGCTTTTATTAGTGCTTTGTTGATTGGGAAATGGTTAAAAATACCAACAAACACTAAAGTTTTGATTGGTGTCGGAACAGCCATTTGTGGAGGTTCCGCGATTGCTGCCGTTTCACCGATCGTTGAGGCAGATGATGATGAAATTGCTCTATCCATTTCAACGATTTTTTTATTTAATATTGTAGCTGTCTTTCTCTTTCCTTTTTTAGGCCACTTGATGAACTTATCTGATGCTGGGTTTGGATTATGGGCTGGGACAGCGATCAACGATACTTCTTCTGTTGTTGCCGCTGGTTACAGCTATAGTGAAGCAGCTGGAGATCATGCGACGATCGTAAAATTGACCAGAGCAACTTTGATCATTCCGATTTCTTTGATCATAGCTGGAATTCAAGTTTATAAAAAAAAGCACTTAGCTGAAAAAGTTTCTTTGAAACAAATTTTCCCTTGGTTTATTTTATGGTTTTTAGTGGCTTCTTTAGTCAGTAGTTCAGGTATCCTTCCTGAGGCTTTTATAGCAGCAGCCAAATGGCTCTCGCGTTTCATGATCGCCATGGCATTAGGCTCGATTGGGCTATCAGCTAACTTAATAGCCTTACTAAAGACCGGAAAAAAACCAGTTCTGCTTGGGTTGGCTACATGGTTCCTTGTAGCTGTCAGCAGTTTACTTGTCCAGTTTTTCCAAGGACAACTTTGATTTTTACTACTAAAAACAGCCCATCACTTATGACATAATCTAAAGAAACACTTAATTTTCGTTAAATAGTATAGGATAACTAGTGGGATTTAGGTATACTTAGGTTTGTGCTTTTTAATTTTACGTTTTGATTTGAGAGGAGAACAACATGATTTTTATTGAATTATTAAAGGCCGTATTTTTAGGGGTCGTCGAAGGAATCACCGAATGGCTGCCCATTAGTAGTACTGGACACATGATTTTGGTAGAAGAATTTATCCAATTAAATGCTTCTGCTGAATTTAAAGAAATGTTTTTTGTAGTCATCCAATTAGGTGCTATTTTAGCTGTTGTCTTACTTTATTTTAACAAGTTGAACCCATTTTCACCAAAAAAATCCACTCAAGAGAAGAAAGATACAATGTCGATCTGGTACAAAGTACTTGTTGGGGTTCTTCCAGCAGCTGTTTTAGGCTTACTTTTTGATGACTGGTTGAACGAACATCTATACAATTATTGGACAGTTGCTATTATGTTGATCGTTTACGGAATTTTATTTATTATTATTGAAAATCGTAATAAAGGAAAAGAAAGTTCAATCAATTCATTTAAGGATTTGACCTATAATACAGCCTTTTTAATCGGGATGTTCCAAGTCCTTTCCTTGATCCCTGGTACTTCTCGTTCAGGAGCAACGATTCTAGGTGCTATTTTGATTGGTACTTCTCGTTTCATTGCTACAGAATATTCTTTCTTCCTATCTATTCCTGTCATGTTTGGCGCAAGTTTCCTTAAGCTGGTTAAATTTGGTTTCGAATTTACGGGAATGGAAGTCGCTATTCTTTTAACTGGTATGCTAGTTGCATTCGTTGTTTCGGTTATCGCGATCAAGTTCTTGATGGGCTACATTAAACATAATGACTTTAAAGCTTTTGGCTGGTACAGAATTATTTTAGGTATCCTTGTGCTCGGTTATTTCGTTCTTTTTGGTTAAAAATATTAGCTGAGACAAGCAAGTTATCCTACTAGAAAACTCGTTTCCACTTTTGATGATTTATTTCATCAAAAGTGGGGATGAGTTTTTTAATTGACTAGTTTATCAGCTGCTCTCATGTGAAAACAGCTCAAAAAAAAATCTTACTCTTCCATTGAATGGAAAAGTAAGATTAGAAACTAGTATGCAGTTAAGAATCATCCAAGACTTTTTGATATCGAAATGATTATATTAGAATTGAGTTGAACAAAGAAATTTTTTCGCTGTATTCTCACTTTACAAAAAATGCTTCATATAAGGCTTTCACTGCCAAATCTTCATATTTTGCTTGAATCCCAAATATAACGCTAACTTCTGAAGCCCCTTGGTTGATCATGTCAATATTGATATGATTTTCAGAAAGAGCTGTTGCTGCTTTAGACATCGTGTACATTTTCTCACGCATGCCCTCCCCGACGATCATGATCAACGCAATATTATGTTCAACAGTCACGCTATCTGCACACAACTCTTCTTTTAATTGAATCAACAATGAGTGTTCTTCTTCGGTCGTCATTTGATTCGTCTGTAAAATAATCGTTAAGTTATCGATTCCTGATGGCATATGTTCATAACTGATTCCTCTTGCCTCCAGTATCTCCAATACTTTGCGCCCAAAACCGATCTCACGGTTCATTAAATACTTATCAATATAAATACTGCTAAAGCCGCTTGAACTGGCAATACCGATCACACCTTGTTCAGTCAATTGGCGTTCTTTCATGATGCGGGTCCCCGGAGCAGATGGATTATTTGTATTTTTGATTTGAACTGGAATACCTGATTTAAATGCCGGCTGTAAAGCTTCATCATGTAAGACTGAAAAACCGCCATATGAAAGCTCACGTATTTCACGGTAAGTCAGTTCTTTGATACCAATAGGATTTTCAACTACATGAGGGTTAGCCGCAAATATGGCATCTACATCTGTGAAATTTTCATATAGATCTGCTTGGATCCCATTTGCCAAAATAGCGCCAGTGATATCTGAACCACCTCTTGAGAAAGTACACACTTTCCCATCTTTTGTATACCCAAAAAAACCAGGAAAAATGATAACTTCTTCGCTATCGCGTAATTTAGCTAACTGCTCATAACTCTCAGGTAAAACTTGAGCATTTCCTGGTTCGTTGGTTACCATCAATCCAGCTTCTTTAGGATCCATATACCGAGCTGGTACACCTTCTTGGTTAAAATAAGCAGCTACTAATTTTGCATTATTATCTTCTCCACTTGCTTTAAATGCATCTAAATAATAATTGGGTTCATTTTTATTGCCTTTGACTAAGGAATCTAAGTTGCTTCTTATCTCATCGATGATTTCTGTTCCTAAGCCTAATTCCTCTGCAATATTTTGGTATCGGTCAATGATTTTTTCTAGTACGGCACTAAAGTCATGGCCGACAAGAGCTTTCATACCAAAACCAATCAACAGATCTGTCACTTTTTCGTCCTCCGCTGAACGCTTACCAGGAGCTGATACTACAACTATTTTGCGTGCCGCATCTTCTTTTACAAGTTGGATAACTTTTTTCAACTGACTTCCTGAAGCTAAGGAGCTTCCACCAAATTTAATCACGTTCATCAGAGTAACACCCTTTATCATTTTTATTTGATTTCATTTTATAACTATACTATTTTAGAAATTGACGTATTCTTATATTTTGGACTGTTCTTTATTGAGAATCAAGTCTTTCTGTTTATTTAAGCAAAAATGTAGCAACATTTCGTTTATTTTATCTAATTTTTTTTTTAGTAATCTATTTAACATCATTTTGACATCAAAATAATACTTTAGTCCCTATTTAATTCATTAAAATAGGCTTATAATATAGTTGTTATCGTTTTTGCAATTCTTAACTATTATATCGCACTTATTCTATTACTTATTATGGGAGAAATCAAATATGAAAATGTATAAATATATCCACTATCTTTTAGGATTTTCCGTTATTGCTCAGTTACTGGGGAAATCTGTTTCAAATAGAAAAAAGTGTTTAGCTAAAAAAAGTTCTCTTCAGCAACCTATATCCTCTTTTGTTGGAACTTGGAGCAGTCAAGAACATAAAACACGCTGGCTTTTAAAAATAACACAAGATGGCGATCTTCACATTAATAATCATCTTATTAAAGGAAGCCTCACATCTATTTCAGATCAGCAGCTGGTCTTCACTGATCACTACGGGTATAAATTGATTGCTAAACGCCATGAAAACAATACATTGTCATTTTATGACGAGGCCGATGAAAAGAACTATTTATTTGTTTTATCAGAGTAAAATCGATCCATGATTTCAACCTCATGGATTGGTTTTACTTTTTCTATTCTCTTAGTATTTGCTATTGAAAAAAAATCTTGTAGACGTTATGGTATACTCAGTAATCAAATTATTTTCCACTGTCTAGAAAGGAGTACTGCACTTGTTTCAATACCTTCTAATCGGGTTGATCGTCTTTTATGTGATGGGTAATTTATTGGCTTTACGTCATTTTGGTGCCTATGATTTTGAAAGTCAATTTGTCCGTATCTTTCTTGTAAATGATCGAAGGATCATAAAAAATATCAAAGAAAAGCCGACTGTTCCATTAATAAAAAAATTAAAACAAATCTTTAGCCTTCAACTGATTGCAAAAATTTTGATTTATTCTCTATTTGTTCATTTTTATCTTGGAAATAATACATCTGTGAGTGTTTTTGTTTTAGCATCTTTATTCGTCTGTAATATTCTTTTTGACCTCCATACGAATAGAATCGTTAATGCAGCAAATAAACTTTAAATAAATTTAAAACAAGGAAAGAGCTCTAAAACGAGGATGTAAATCTTCGTTCAGAGCTCTTTCTTATTTTGTACTGCCTATAGTTTCACCAAGAGCTGTATAGTTCTTATTCAGCTTCGATGTAAGCATCTTTGTAGCTGTATTTAGCTCCAACTTGGTAGTTGTAGATATCTTTAACATTTTCTTTTTGCAATGTTGCTGCAGCTCTTTGGTATAGAGGAGCTACGCCAGCTTCATCTAGCAAGATTTTTTCAGCATCAAGCAAGTTTGTCCAACGTGCTTCAACGTCTGTTGCATTTTCACCTTTTGATAGAGCAATTAATTCATCAAATTCTTTATTGCTGTAGCTAGAACGGTTATATGGGCTTTCAGTCGTCATTAGATCAATGAAGTTTACTGGATCAGCAAAGTCTGCTCCCCATCCGCCTAAAGCTAGATCGTAATCTTGATTTGTTTGTAATTCCAAACGAGCTTTAAATGGAACATTTTTCAATGTGATCTCCACACCAGGTAAATTAGTTTCGATCTGATCCTTCATGTAAGCTCCAACTTTTTTATTTGTCTCATCATCATCACCAAGTAATTCTAATGTTACAGTATCTGTTCCTAATTCAGATTTAGCTGCTTCCCAATATTCGTTAGCTGCATCTGCATCAAAAGATAGGTAATCGCCTGATTCTGCACGGAAATCATCTCCAGTTGTTGGATTTGATGCTAATCCAGCAGGAACAAGCCCACCTACTGTTTGAGAACCATTTGCTAAGATTTCGCTGACCAATAATTCATGATCATAAGAAGAAGCAATCGCTTTACGTAAGTTTTCATTAGCTAACGGTGTTTCTTCTTCATCTCTTTCTTGATTCAATTGAAGATAAGAAGTTCTCGCTTCTGTTTCAACAGTGTAATCTGCATTATCTTTATATTGTTTAGCAAATTCACCGGTTAAATTGACCCGATCGATTTGACCAGAATCATATAGATTTAGCGCTGTTGACGTTTCTTTAATAACTTCAACATTGATTTCTTCTAAAGCAACATTTTCTGCATCCCAATAATCTTTATTCTTTTCATATGTCCAATTTAAGTTTGTTCCGTCCCAATTACTAAATGTGAATGGTCCGTTAAAAATCATTGTTTCTGCTGAAGTACCATATTTAGCTCCTTGTTCTTCTACAAATGCCTCATTTTGAGGGAAGAATGTAGGAAATGCCATTAAAGAGATAAAGTAAGGTACTGGTTTTTCCATTGTAACTTTTAATTCGTAATCACTTACGGCTTCTACGCCTAATGTTTCAGGATCAGCACCATCAGAAATAATTGCTGTCGCATTTTTGATTCCTTCGAATAGATAAGAATAAGAAGCCGCTGTTTCAGGATCAGCTACTCTTTTCCAAGCATATACAAAATCCTTGGCTGTCACAGGGTCTCCATTTGACCAAGTAGTACCTTCACGCAATTTAAATGTGTATTCCAAACCATCTTCACTAACAGTTGCTTCTTCTTGGGCCAAAGCAGGAACTGGCTGACTATCTTTGTCAAGGCGATATAAACCTTCATTTATATTATTAAACACGGTGAAACTTACAGTATCAGTTGCTATTGCAGTGTCCCCTGTAGGTAATTCAGCAATTTCAACTAAATTAAGTACTTGCTCTTCTGCTAAATTTCCTTCACCTGAATTTGAACTACTTGTTTCACTATCTGCTTCATTTCCACAAGCTGCTAATAAACCTGCTGTCAATAATAATGCACCTGATTTCCACCACTTCGTTTTTCCCATGTTAAATCCCCCTGTTTTCTTATCTTATTTTAATCTATCTCTAATCAAATTAGAACTTGATAATAAATATACACATTTTTATTATTATTTGCAAGTTTTTTTTAAAAGTTTTTTCCTCATTAACTAACTTTAACTAACTTTTATTGACATCTAAACATCTTTACCTTTATGCTTATCATTAGTAAGTATCAATTAAGGAGTGTTGCAGGATGAAAATAGAAGTATGGTCAGATTTTGTTTGCCCGTTTTGTTACATCGGTAAACGTCATTTAGAAGCAGCCCTTAAGGACCGTTCAGATGTAGAAGTTGAGTTTCATAGTTATGAACTAGATCCCTCAGCTCCTGAGAAGGTTGACGGTAAAATGGAAGATTATTTTGCCGAGTATAAAGGAATGAGCGTAGAACAAGCCCAATCTATGATCCTACAAGTTACTCAAATGGCTAATAACGTTGATTTAGATTACGATTACGACGCTATTCAACATGGGAACACCTTAAAACCTCATCGTTTATTTCAATTTGCCAAAGAACAAGGCAAAGGTAATGAATTTATGGAACTAGCTAAGAAAGCCTACTTTATTGAAGGTAAATGGTTAAATGACGATGACTTTTTAGTTCATTTGGCTACCTCTGTTGGTTTAGATGAAACTCGTGTTCGAGACGTGTTGGCTTCTGAGGCTTATTTAGATGCTGTACGTTTGGACCAAGCACAAGCTGCTGAAATTGGCATTCAAGGCGTTCCCTTCTTCGTTATTGATAAGCAATATGGCCTTAGTGGCGCTCAGCCTATTGAAATATTTGAACAGGTATTTGCGGATATCGACGCTAAAAAAATATGATTGCATAAAAAATGACAGGAACCTTTGCAATAGGGGGTTCCTGTCATTTTTTATAATACTTGCTTGATAGATAAATAAAGTTGCTTAACAAATACTACTGGTGTGGCAAAGAAATTTATTTTGGAATAACGGGTTTGCTTGTGGAGAGCCATGGAAGCTTTACATGGCTACAGGCAATCCCTATTCCGTCAGAATTTCCAAGTAGTGCTCCAAATGATA
This genomic window contains:
- a CDS encoding undecaprenyl-diphosphate phosphatase, with translation MIFIELLKAVFLGVVEGITEWLPISSTGHMILVEEFIQLNASAEFKEMFFVVIQLGAILAVVLLYFNKLNPFSPKKSTQEKKDTMSIWYKVLVGVLPAAVLGLLFDDWLNEHLYNYWTVAIMLIVYGILFIIIENRNKGKESSINSFKDLTYNTAFLIGMFQVLSLIPGTSRSGATILGAILIGTSRFIATEYSFFLSIPVMFGASFLKLVKFGFEFTGMEVAILLTGMLVAFVVSVIAIKFLMGYIKHNDFKAFGWYRIILGILVLGYFVLFG
- a CDS encoding aspartate kinase; its protein translation is MNVIKFGGSSLASGSQLKKVIQLVKEDAARKIVVVSAPGKRSAEDEKVTDLLIGFGMKALVGHDFSAVLEKIIDRYQNIAEELGLGTEIIDEIRSNLDSLVKGNKNEPNYYLDAFKASGEDNNAKLVAAYFNQEGVPARYMDPKEAGLMVTNEPGNAQVLPESYEQLAKLRDSEEVIIFPGFFGYTKDGKVCTFSRGGSDITGAILANGIQADLYENFTDVDAIFAANPHVVENPIGIKELTYREIRELSYGGFSVLHDEALQPAFKSGIPVQIKNTNNPSAPGTRIMKERQLTEQGVIGIASSSGFSSIYIDKYLMNREIGFGRKVLEILEARGISYEHMPSGIDNLTIILQTNQMTTEEEHSLLIQLKEELCADSVTVEHNIALIMIVGEGMREKMYTMSKAATALSENHINIDMINQGASEVSVIFGIQAKYEDLAVKALYEAFFVK
- a CDS encoding DUF4828 domain-containing protein yields the protein MKMYKYIHYLLGFSVIAQLLGKSVSNRKKCLAKKSSLQQPISSFVGTWSSQEHKTRWLLKITQDGDLHINNHLIKGSLTSISDQQLVFTDHYGYKLIAKRHENNTLSFYDEADEKNYLFVLSE
- a CDS encoding peptide ABC transporter substrate-binding protein, translated to MGKTKWWKSGALLLTAGLLAACGNEADSETSSSNSGEGNLAEEQVLNLVEIAELPTGDTAIATDTVSFTVFNNINEGLYRLDKDSQPVPALAQEEATVSEDGLEYTFKLREGTTWSNGDPVTAKDFVYAWKRVADPETAASYSYLFEGIKNATAIISDGADPETLGVEAVSDYELKVTMEKPVPYFISLMAFPTFFPQNEAFVEEQGAKYGTSAETMIFNGPFTFSNWDGTNLNWTYEKNKDYWDAENVALEEINVEVIKETSTALNLYDSGQIDRVNLTGEFAKQYKDNADYTVETEARTSYLQLNQERDEEETPLANENLRKAIASSYDHELLVSEILANGSQTVGGLVPAGLASNPTTGDDFRAESGDYLSFDADAANEYWEAAKSELGTDTVTLELLGDDDETNKKVGAYMKDQIETNLPGVEITLKNVPFKARLELQTNQDYDLALGGWGADFADPVNFIDLMTTESPYNRSSYSNKEFDELIALSKGENATDVEARWTNLLDAEKILLDEAGVAPLYQRAAATLQKENVKDIYNYQVGAKYSYKDAYIEAE
- a CDS encoding DsbA family oxidoreductase, with amino-acid sequence MKIEVWSDFVCPFCYIGKRHLEAALKDRSDVEVEFHSYELDPSAPEKVDGKMEDYFAEYKGMSVEQAQSMILQVTQMANNVDLDYDYDAIQHGNTLKPHRLFQFAKEQGKGNEFMELAKKAYFIEGKWLNDDDFLVHLATSVGLDETRVRDVLASEAYLDAVRLDQAQAAEIGIQGVPFFVIDKQYGLSGAQPIEIFEQVFADIDAKKI